From Brochothrix thermosphacta DSM 20171 = FSL F6-1036, a single genomic window includes:
- the yajC gene encoding preprotein translocase subunit YajC — protein sequence MQSILLIVVMIALFYFMLIRPQQKRQKKVQSMQSALKKGDTIATIGGLHGVVDSIDDKQVTLDCHGSLLTFDRQAVRTVLEVSEAPVDSFESNDNN from the coding sequence ATGCAGTCTATTTTACTTATCGTAGTTATGATCGCATTGTTTTACTTTATGCTGATTCGTCCGCAACAAAAGCGTCAGAAAAAAGTACAATCAATGCAAAGTGCGCTTAAAAAAGGCGATACTATTGCAACAATCGGTGGCTTACACGGCGTAGTTGATTCTATCGATGACAAACAAGTTACACTTGATTGTCACGGTTCGTTATTAACTTTTGATCGTCAAGCAGTGCGTACAGTACTTGAAGTATCTGAAGCACCAGTTGATTCTTTTGAATCAAATGACAATAACTAA
- a CDS encoding CidA/LrgA family protein — protein sequence MYISKLKQFVRWLVKAVLQICFLIVFFLIGEQLQQWFNLVVPGSLIGLILLFTCLSFKIIKMEWINVGAAFLLMIMPLFFIPSMTGLMDYGQLFLHQGIFIIIDIVVSAFVIFFVSGWAVQQLIKIWPSSKKADKEVTK from the coding sequence ATGTATATTTCTAAACTAAAGCAATTTGTACGTTGGCTGGTTAAGGCTGTCTTACAAATTTGCTTTTTGATTGTGTTTTTTTTAATTGGCGAACAGTTGCAACAATGGTTTAACTTAGTTGTTCCTGGTAGCTTGATTGGTTTGATATTACTGTTTACATGCTTGAGTTTTAAAATCATTAAGATGGAGTGGATCAACGTTGGTGCTGCCTTTTTATTGATGATTATGCCATTGTTCTTCATTCCTTCGATGACGGGTTTAATGGATTATGGTCAGTTGTTTTTACATCAGGGTATTTTCATTATCATCGATATTGTTGTATCAGCATTTGTGATCTTTTTTGTTTCGGGTTGGGCAGTACAGCAGTTAATAAAAATCTGGCCGTCTTCAAAGAAAGCAGATAAAGAGGTGACAAAATGA
- the secD gene encoding protein translocase subunit SecD, whose translation MMKRGKLVSFFILIAVFTALISFTVKPVLNNINLGLDLQGGFEVLYEVKPAGENAEKVTSETLKSTVVALDKRINALGVAEPSITIESGNRIRVQLAGVKDQDEAREMLSTTAQLSFRDANDKLMMDGRDLVQGAAKQSFDQQNQPVVTLKLKDSQKFADVTKKILAEAPNNQLVIWLDHKDNQKFLTESKKENPAFLSAPNVSQVLNTNQVEISGSFTVAEANNLAELLNAGALPVKLTEVYSTSVGAAFGQSALQDTMLAGLIGLLAIFVFMLIFYRLPGLIASVTLSIYTYIVLLIVSLVGATMTLPGIAGLILGIGMAVDANIITYERIKEEILVGRTIKKAFIEGSKESFRTILDANLTTIIVAGVLFVFGTSSIRGFALILIISILVSFITAVYGSRIMLGLIVNSGFLDNRPGWFAVKRKSIHNISEGYESYKLATNFDNIDFLKHRKVYLSIFAGIVIAGIICLATLKMNLGIDFSSGTRAELTSDKTLTAAKITKELDQIGMPSNDIVLTGKDQKSAVVSYKGAFSQDEIKKFNNHFKKEYGHESSINTVTPTVGQELAKNGFFALIIASLLIIVYIGFRFELKMAVSAVISLLFDGFVIFVVFSIFKIQVDLTFIAAVLTVIGYSINDTIVTADRVREIGQKLRVYKNKEDLAVAVNQGLRQTLTRSLATVFTVLITVTALMIFGSHSIWEFSLALMIGLVSSIFTSMFMVMQMWYGFKVRELNKHGEIKTVKEKKYKSKKDKLVV comes from the coding sequence ATTATGAAAAGAGGCAAGTTAGTCAGTTTTTTTATTTTGATCGCTGTGTTTACAGCGCTTATTTCGTTCACGGTGAAGCCGGTACTAAATAATATTAATTTAGGATTAGATTTACAAGGTGGATTTGAGGTTCTTTATGAAGTCAAACCAGCGGGTGAAAATGCTGAAAAAGTTACAAGTGAAACACTAAAATCAACAGTTGTTGCTTTGGATAAACGTATTAACGCTTTGGGCGTTGCGGAACCAAGCATTACGATTGAATCTGGAAACCGTATCCGTGTGCAATTAGCGGGTGTTAAAGATCAAGATGAAGCACGTGAAATGCTTTCAACAACTGCACAATTATCATTCCGTGATGCAAATGATAAATTGATGATGGACGGTCGTGATTTAGTTCAAGGGGCAGCAAAACAGTCATTTGATCAACAAAATCAACCAGTTGTAACATTGAAATTAAAAGATAGTCAAAAATTTGCTGATGTAACGAAAAAAATTCTTGCAGAAGCACCAAATAATCAATTAGTTATTTGGTTAGACCATAAAGATAATCAAAAATTCTTAACAGAGTCTAAAAAAGAAAACCCTGCATTTTTATCAGCACCAAATGTAAGCCAGGTGTTGAATACAAACCAAGTAGAGATTTCGGGTAGTTTTACAGTTGCAGAGGCAAATAATTTAGCAGAGTTACTTAATGCGGGAGCATTGCCTGTTAAATTAACTGAGGTGTACTCAACATCAGTAGGTGCAGCGTTTGGACAATCAGCTTTACAAGATACAATGTTAGCCGGATTAATTGGTTTACTTGCTATTTTTGTATTTATGCTTATCTTCTATCGCTTACCAGGTTTAATCGCATCAGTGACATTGAGCATTTATACATACATTGTATTGCTTATTGTAAGTTTAGTTGGTGCAACAATGACATTGCCAGGTATTGCTGGTTTAATTTTAGGTATTGGTATGGCAGTAGATGCTAATATCATTACTTATGAACGTATCAAAGAAGAAATACTTGTTGGACGTACAATTAAGAAAGCATTCATCGAAGGTTCTAAAGAATCATTCCGTACGATTTTGGATGCGAACTTAACAACAATTATTGTAGCTGGCGTATTGTTTGTTTTTGGTACAAGTTCAATCCGAGGCTTTGCGTTAATTTTAATTATTAGTATCTTAGTAAGCTTTATTACAGCAGTATATGGTTCACGTATTATGTTAGGTTTAATTGTTAATAGTGGCTTCCTAGATAATCGTCCAGGTTGGTTTGCTGTTAAACGTAAGAGTATCCATAATATTTCAGAAGGATACGAATCATATAAATTAGCTACTAACTTTGATAATATCGACTTCTTAAAACATCGTAAAGTTTACCTTTCAATTTTCGCAGGAATTGTTATAGCGGGTATTATCTGCTTGGCAACCTTGAAAATGAACTTAGGTATTGATTTTTCAAGTGGAACACGTGCAGAGTTAACATCTGATAAGACATTAACAGCTGCTAAAATCACTAAAGAACTTGATCAAATTGGAATGCCTTCAAATGATATTGTTTTAACAGGGAAAGATCAAAAATCTGCCGTTGTTAGTTATAAAGGTGCATTCTCACAAGACGAAATTAAAAAATTCAACAATCACTTCAAAAAAGAATACGGTCATGAATCAAGTATCAATACGGTAACACCGACAGTTGGACAAGAGTTGGCAAAAAATGGTTTCTTTGCTTTAATCATTGCGTCACTTTTAATCATCGTTTATATCGGTTTCCGTTTCGAGTTGAAAATGGCTGTCTCAGCAGTTATCTCGCTCTTGTTTGATGGTTTCGTAATCTTCGTAGTATTTAGTATCTTCAAGATACAAGTAGATTTGACGTTTATTGCAGCGGTGTTAACGGTCATTGGTTATTCCATTAATGATACAATCGTTACGGCCGATCGTGTACGTGAAATCGGACAAAAACTACGTGTTTATAAAAATAAAGAAGATTTAGCTGTAGCAGTTAACCAAGGTTTACGTCAAACGTTGACACGTTCGTTAGCAACTGTGTTCACAGTTCTTATCACAGTAACCGCCTTGATGATTTTTGGTAGCCATTCAATTTGGGAGTTCTCACTTGCTCTTATGATCGGTTTGGTTTCAAGTATTTTCACATCAATGTTTATGGTTATGCAAATGTGGTATGGTTTTAAAGTTCGCGAATTAAATAAACATGGCGAAATCAAAACAGTTAAAGAGAAAAAATACAAATCTAAAAAAGACAAGTTAGTTGTCTAA
- the tgt gene encoding tRNA guanosine(34) transglycosylase Tgt, producing MRPAVVYELLKTDKETGARAGIIHTPHGSFPTPMFMPVGTLATVKTLSPEELKEMGSGIILSNTYHLWLRPGHELIREAGGLHKFMNWDQPILTDSGGFQVFSLSKIRDIKEEGVHFRSHLDGSKLFLSPEKAIEIQEALGSDIMMSFDECPPYPASREYMIQSMARTTRWAERGLKAHTTMDKQSLFGIVQGGVYSDLRQQHAKELASLDFPGYSIGGLSVGEEKHLMNEALEATTPFLPADKPRYLMGVGSPDALIDGVIRGIDMFDCVLPTRIARNGTTMTSQGRVVIKNAIYERDFGPLDPNCDCHVCKNYSRAYLRHLIKAKEAFGIRLTSYHNLYFLIKLMEDVREAIMEDRLLAFREEFFEQYGYNKENPRNF from the coding sequence ATGAGACCAGCAGTAGTATATGAATTGCTTAAAACAGATAAGGAAACCGGAGCTCGTGCAGGTATTATCCATACACCACACGGTTCGTTCCCAACACCAATGTTTATGCCAGTTGGAACATTGGCAACAGTCAAAACATTATCACCAGAAGAATTAAAAGAGATGGGTTCAGGTATTATCTTGAGTAATACTTATCATCTTTGGTTACGTCCAGGTCACGAATTAATTCGTGAAGCAGGGGGTCTCCACAAATTTATGAACTGGGATCAACCGATTTTGACTGATTCAGGTGGTTTCCAAGTGTTTAGTTTGAGCAAGATTCGTGATATTAAAGAAGAAGGTGTTCATTTCCGTAGTCACTTGGATGGTTCGAAATTATTTTTATCACCTGAAAAAGCAATTGAGATTCAAGAAGCACTCGGCTCTGATATTATGATGTCATTCGATGAATGCCCACCTTATCCAGCTAGCCGTGAGTACATGATTCAATCAATGGCACGTACAACTCGTTGGGCAGAACGTGGTTTGAAAGCTCATACAACAATGGATAAACAATCATTATTCGGCATCGTTCAAGGTGGGGTATACTCTGATTTACGTCAACAACATGCAAAAGAATTAGCCTCATTAGATTTTCCTGGCTATTCAATTGGTGGATTAAGCGTTGGAGAAGAAAAACATTTAATGAATGAAGCGCTTGAGGCAACAACACCATTCCTTCCAGCTGATAAACCACGTTATTTAATGGGCGTTGGTTCACCCGATGCATTAATTGATGGGGTTATCCGTGGAATTGATATGTTTGACTGTGTATTACCAACTCGTATAGCACGTAACGGAACAACAATGACAAGTCAAGGTCGTGTCGTTATTAAAAATGCGATTTATGAACGTGATTTTGGTCCACTTGATCCTAACTGTGATTGCCATGTTTGTAAAAATTATTCGCGTGCATACCTTCGTCATCTCATTAAAGCAAAAGAAGCTTTTGGAATTCGCCTAACAAGTTACCATAACTTGTATTTCTTGATTAAATTAATGGAAGATGTACGTGAAGCGATAATGGAGGACCGTTTATTGGCCTTCCGTGAAGAATTTTTCGAACAATATGGCTATAACAAAGAAAATCCGCGTAATTTCTAG
- a CDS encoding LrgB family protein, with protein MKLDLFLVGMTIVFFCVAYVINRRFPSVFTLPIFTASAMMIILLVSMNLTYESYSGARQFFSFMMGPAIVAFAVPMYSVRAIIYRYLPVVLIGMMIGLAVSVGMTFIFSLVLPLSAEMVSSLWGKNVTLPVAITIANDIEASASLTAIGVVLSGCIGAAFGNRILHFMGVKNRVARGVAMAAVAHIMGSSHSMLLNKEEGAIGLVTMAGTAILASVFIPILV; from the coding sequence ATGAAACTTGATCTTTTTTTAGTGGGAATGACAATTGTCTTTTTTTGCGTGGCTTATGTTATTAATAGAAGATTTCCTTCTGTTTTTACATTGCCAATTTTTACAGCGTCAGCAATGATGATCATTTTACTTGTATCGATGAATTTAACATATGAATCCTATAGTGGTGCTCGTCAATTTTTCAGTTTTATGATGGGACCTGCAATAGTGGCGTTTGCCGTTCCGATGTATTCGGTGCGAGCGATTATTTATCGTTATTTACCAGTGGTATTAATTGGCATGATGATTGGATTGGCTGTTTCGGTTGGAATGACATTCATTTTCTCATTAGTTCTACCATTGTCAGCTGAAATGGTATCCTCGTTGTGGGGTAAAAATGTGACATTGCCTGTTGCTATTACAATTGCCAATGATATCGAAGCTTCTGCATCTTTAACGGCAATTGGTGTCGTGTTATCGGGTTGTATAGGTGCTGCATTTGGAAATCGGATTCTTCATTTCATGGGTGTGAAAAACAGAGTGGCTCGTGGTGTAGCAATGGCTGCTGTGGCACATATTATGGGAAGTTCACATTCGATGTTGCTCAATAAAGAAGAAGGTGCAATTGGATTGGTGACAATGGCTGGAACAGCTATTTTAGCTAGTGTATTTATTCCAATCTTAGTTTAA
- the ruvB gene encoding Holliday junction branch migration DNA helicase RuvB yields MDERIISSESIGDEGSMELSLRPSRLAQYIGQEKVKNNLQIFIEAARMRQEALDHVLLYGPPGLGKTTLAMVVANEMGAKLHTTSGPAIEKQGDLAAILTALEPGDVLFIDEIHRLSRVIEEILYPAMEDFALDIIIGQGPEARSIRMELPPFTLIGATTRAGHMTAPLRDRFGVINHLEYYTISELEAIIERTAAILETPLEGNASHEMARRSRGTPRIANRLVKRVRDVAQVKSDGTISVPIAKMALELLLVDDKGLDQIDEKILSAIIDMFNGGPVGLDTLAASIGEERLTIEDMYEPYLLQHGFLQRTPRGRVATPKAYQHLGRPLA; encoded by the coding sequence ATGGATGAGCGTATTATATCTTCCGAATCAATTGGTGATGAGGGTTCAATGGAATTGAGTTTACGACCAAGTCGTTTAGCGCAATATATCGGTCAAGAAAAAGTAAAGAATAACTTGCAAATTTTTATTGAGGCTGCACGTATGCGCCAAGAAGCATTGGATCACGTTTTGTTATATGGCCCACCTGGTTTAGGTAAAACAACATTAGCAATGGTAGTAGCTAATGAAATGGGTGCTAAATTGCATACAACAAGTGGTCCCGCCATTGAAAAACAGGGTGATTTAGCAGCGATTTTAACAGCATTAGAGCCAGGAGATGTTCTTTTTATTGATGAGATTCATCGCTTGAGCCGAGTGATAGAAGAGATTTTATATCCGGCAATGGAAGATTTTGCTTTGGATATTATTATTGGACAAGGACCAGAAGCACGCTCAATTCGAATGGAGTTACCCCCATTTACATTGATTGGTGCTACAACGCGTGCTGGTCACATGACTGCCCCGTTACGAGATCGTTTTGGTGTAATTAACCACCTGGAATATTATACGATTTCTGAATTGGAAGCGATTATTGAAAGAACAGCAGCGATTTTAGAAACACCTCTTGAAGGAAATGCGTCACATGAAATGGCACGCCGTTCAAGAGGAACACCGCGTATCGCAAACCGTCTGGTAAAACGTGTACGTGATGTTGCACAAGTTAAAAGTGATGGAACCATTAGCGTTCCTATTGCCAAAATGGCGTTAGAGTTATTGCTAGTTGATGATAAAGGGTTAGACCAAATTGATGAGAAAATATTATCAGCAATTATTGATATGTTTAATGGAGGTCCTGTTGGTTTGGATACCTTAGCTGCCAGTATTGGTGAAGAACGTTTAACGATTGAAGACATGTATGAACCCTATTTATTACAACATGGCTTTTTACAAAGAACACCACGTGGTCGTGTAGCTACACCTAAGGCTTATCAGCATTTAGGACGACCGCTTGCATAA
- the queA gene encoding tRNA preQ1(34) S-adenosylmethionine ribosyltransferase-isomerase QueA: MRVEDFNYELPEELIAQTPLLDRTSSRLLMMNRETGAYRDGVFPDMLEYLSEGDALVLNNTRVLPARLHGIKAETGGHTEVLLLKQLEGDEWETLVKPAKRIRVGTVLSFGDGRLTAVCTGELEHGGRLMTFKYEGIFYEVLEALGEMPLPPYIKEQLEDQERYQTVYAEENGSAAAPTAGLHFTNELLEAIRAKGVHIVFITLHVGLGTFRPISVEDTTNHKMHSEFYRMTEEAAATLNDVRNNGKKIIAVGTTSMRTLESITQKFDGAIKADDGWTDIFISPGFEFKACDALITNFHLPKSTLVMLVSAFSSRDNVINAYEHAVAEKYRFFSFGDAMFLQK; encoded by the coding sequence GTGAGAGTAGAAGATTTTAATTATGAATTACCAGAGGAATTAATTGCACAAACGCCATTATTAGATCGTACATCCAGTCGATTATTAATGATGAATAGAGAAACTGGTGCTTACCGTGATGGTGTTTTTCCTGACATGTTAGAGTATTTATCAGAAGGCGATGCGCTGGTTTTAAATAACACACGCGTTTTACCTGCCCGTTTACACGGAATTAAAGCTGAAACTGGCGGTCATACAGAAGTATTACTTTTAAAACAACTAGAGGGTGACGAGTGGGAAACATTGGTTAAACCTGCCAAACGTATCCGTGTGGGTACTGTATTATCATTTGGTGATGGCCGTTTAACAGCTGTTTGTACAGGTGAACTTGAACATGGGGGTCGCTTAATGACTTTCAAGTACGAGGGTATCTTTTATGAGGTATTGGAGGCGCTTGGTGAAATGCCATTGCCACCTTATATTAAAGAACAGCTTGAGGATCAAGAACGTTATCAAACAGTTTATGCTGAAGAAAATGGTTCAGCGGCTGCACCGACAGCAGGTCTACATTTTACAAACGAGTTGTTAGAAGCGATTCGTGCAAAAGGTGTACATATTGTTTTTATCACTTTACATGTAGGATTAGGAACTTTCCGTCCAATTAGTGTAGAAGATACAACAAATCATAAAATGCATTCTGAGTTTTACCGCATGACAGAAGAAGCGGCAGCCACGTTAAATGACGTACGCAATAACGGCAAAAAAATCATTGCTGTTGGAACAACAAGTATGCGTACGCTAGAATCAATCACACAAAAATTTGATGGTGCGATTAAAGCAGATGATGGTTGGACAGATATTTTTATATCTCCAGGATTTGAGTTTAAAGCGTGCGATGCGTTAATTACCAACTTCCATTTACCAAAATCGACGTTAGTGATGCTTGTCAGTGCTTTCTCAAGTCGAGATAATGTAATCAATGCTTATGAACACGCCGTTGCAGAAAAATATCGCTTCTTTAGTTTTGGCGATGCAATGTTTTTACAAAAATAA
- a CDS encoding LapA family protein, whose protein sequence is MKKSQWLTLISILLVLFIAVLSIVNVEPVKINFIFTTVQWPLILVIIGSALLGALTVISVTWVRMFKEKSAIKQNEKFLKEQKIANASSRSEINKIKNAEKEKI, encoded by the coding sequence ATGAAAAAATCACAGTGGTTAACGTTAATCAGTATCTTATTAGTTTTGTTCATTGCAGTGTTATCAATCGTCAATGTCGAACCAGTGAAAATCAACTTTATTTTCACAACGGTACAATGGCCATTAATTTTAGTGATTATTGGGTCGGCACTTTTAGGGGCTTTAACAGTCATCAGTGTAACATGGGTGCGTATGTTTAAAGAAAAAAGTGCTATTAAACAAAATGAAAAATTTTTAAAAGAACAAAAAATAGCAAATGCTTCTTCAAGAAGTGAAATTAATAAAATTAAAAACGCAGAAAAAGAAAAAATTTAA
- the ruvA gene encoding Holliday junction branch migration protein RuvA → MFEYLKGHITYICPLYITVDVQGIGYLVHVPNPFSFTTREGLEEQIFIHHHVREDAETLFGFESREERFLFQKLLSVTGIGPKGAMAIIARGELSLLVAAIEGENEGYLVKFPGIGKKTARQIILDLKGKINDLVPSAKQTTAIVEVHSALSEALLALEALGYSAREIKRVETKMEKLELATTDEYIRAGLKLLTN, encoded by the coding sequence ATGTTTGAATACTTAAAAGGTCATATTACTTATATATGCCCACTTTATATTACTGTCGATGTTCAAGGTATTGGCTATCTGGTACACGTACCTAATCCTTTTTCATTCACAACACGAGAAGGTTTAGAAGAACAAATTTTTATTCACCATCATGTGCGTGAAGATGCTGAAACATTATTTGGTTTTGAAAGTAGAGAAGAACGTTTCCTCTTCCAGAAATTATTAAGTGTTACAGGAATTGGTCCTAAAGGGGCAATGGCAATTATTGCTCGCGGTGAATTAAGTTTATTGGTTGCTGCTATTGAAGGAGAAAATGAAGGTTATCTAGTCAAATTCCCAGGAATTGGTAAGAAAACGGCCCGTCAAATCATTTTAGATTTAAAAGGTAAGATCAATGATTTAGTACCTTCAGCCAAACAAACAACAGCAATAGTGGAAGTTCACAGCGCTTTATCAGAAGCATTGTTGGCACTTGAAGCATTGGGATATAGCGCTCGTGAGATTAAGCGTGTAGAAACAAAAATGGAAAAACTTGAGTTAGCAACCACGGATGAGTATATTCGAGCTGGATTGAAATTATTAACTAATTAA